ATGAGTGACGGTCTGACCATAGCTATGATTCTCCGCGGATTACCAGATACTTTCAAGCCGCTAGCCGTTCACATAACGCAAAATGAGGACAACGTCTCGTTCACGGACTTTAAAAGAAGGCTACGGATTTACGAGGAAgcagagaaaatgaaaacaacagaaTCTGCAGATAATGTGATGAAAGCACAGACACAACAGGGACGAGTCTTTTCCAAGTCGTACCCTAAagacagaaaaaatgaagataccAGTGTAACATGTTACAAATGTGGAGTAAAAGGACACAAAGCAAGAAAATGCTACAAAAGAGTATGGTGTAATCATTGCAAAAATAGTACACATGCAGAGTTCCTGTGCAAGAAAAAGGGAGACAGAGATGGCGCTAGAAAAGTTACAGATGAACAAGACAGCGACCAAGATCATCTATTCAAAGCTGAACATTCTGAGTTCGGGAGAACATCAGACAATGTAAAGAAGAAAGGCATCATGGTAGACGCTGGAGCAACATCCCACATAGTGAACAACATACAAAAGTTTAAAAACTTTGACAGCTCTTTTCGACCTGAGACTCATTCAGTGGAATTAGCCGACGGGACAAAGTGTAGCGGAAAGGCACAACAAAGAGGAACAGCAGAAATTTACTTCCTGGATAACACTGGACGACATCACAGAGCACAACTGCGAGACGCATTGTACATGCCTTCGTACCCGTGCGACATTTTCTCAGTATCGAGAGCAACCAACGGAGGAGCAACAATCACTTTCAAAAGAGGGAACAGTTGCATGGTTACAAAAGACGGAAGCAGGTTTGATATTCACGAAAGTgaaaatttgtattatttgcCAACTATTGAAGAGAGTGTTGACAAGTGCAAAGTGAGTCATGATATACAAACCTGGCATGAGATTTTGAGCCATTGTAACTATGAAGATGTGCAAAAATTGCAAGGTGTAGTGAGAGGTATGGAGATAAAAGGAAGCACAGTCAAACAAAATCAATTTTGTGAAGTATGTACGCGAGGAAAATTCACTCAGACAAGAAACAGGGAGCCAGACAGAAAGGCAAAGAAACCCTTGGAACTGATTCATACTGATCTGGCTGGTCCCATGCCGACACAGAGCAAAGAAGGACACAGATATGCACAGTCCTTCACAGATGACTATTCTGGTactatgtttgtgtattttcttAAGTCTAAAGCTGACACAGTACAAGCCACAGAAAAGTTCTTGGCCGACATAGCACCTTACGGAGAAGTCAAGTGTATCCGTTCGGATAACGGCACTGAATTTACGAGTCAAAACTTTCAGACACTATTGACAAAGAACAAGATTAGACATGAAACCTCTGCGCCTTATTCGCCTCACCAGAACGGTACAGCAGAGAGAGGCTGGAGAACGCTCTACGAAATGAGCAGATGCTTACTGATCGAAAGCAAGTTACCTGACGAGTTATGGAACTACGCTATGCAAACGGTGGCTTATGTGAGAAACAGGTGCTACAGCAGGCGTACAAAGAAAACGGCATATGAGTTATTCACAGGGAGAAAGCCAGATGTTTCCAAAATGAAACAATTTGGAGCAACATGTTTTGCTTACCAACAAGAGAAAGGAAAACTAGCCTCTAGATGTGAGCAGGGCGTTTTCATTGGCTATGACAAAAACAGTCCGGCCTACCTAGTGTACTATCCTAACACCGAGAAAGTCCAAAAGCATAGACTGGTGAAGATCACAAATAAGACAACCAAAGAAAGAGGAACCCAAACAGCAGAATCATACACAGAATATGATGCTATAGACTGGAAAACCGTTAACAGTGAGGAAAACATTGGTGaaaataatgtgaaaaatgtATCAAGCCAAGGCATTCAAAATGGTGTTTCCGATAGTTTATCTGAACAGGTTGAACCTACAGAGCCAGGTAAAGATACCGAGACTGTAATCAAAAGGAACCCACCAAGAGTTAGGAGGAAACCAGCTCACTTACATGATTTTGAGACTGAGAATATTGAGGACAAACTGCAAACATGCATAGATTCTTGTTACAGGGCAGTGTGTGACATACCACAAACCTACCAGGACGCCACAGCATCAACAAAATCAGGGCAATGGAAAAATGCCATGGATAAAGAAATGCAATCGATGGAAGAAAACAAGACCTTCACACTCACACAGTTGCCACCAGGAAAACAACTAATCGGCGGCAGATGGGTTTACACACTGAAAAGAAACACTGATGGATCTGAGAAATACAAAGCAAGATTCGTTGCAAAAGGATATAGTCAGAAACAAGGGACTGACTATGATGAAACATTCTCACCCACAGCTGATATGACAAGTGTGAGAGTGATTATGCAAAAGGCAGCACAAGAGAATCTAATTCTGCACCAGATGGACGTTGAGACTGCTTATCTGCATGCACCAATTGATCACGAAATTTACATGGAACAGCCAGAGGGCTATGAGCACAAATCTAAAAAGGGAGAAAAGCTAGTATGTAAGTTAGAAAAATCTCTTTACGGTCTTAAACAATCTGGCAGAAATTGGAATACTATGTTACATGTATGTTTGATTGAGAATGGTTTTACACAAAACTCAGCTGATAACTGTGTGTATACAAGGGAAAGACATGATGAGAAAGTAATCCTGATCGTATGGGTAGATGACCTGATCATAGCAGCTAACAGCAAAAGTGTTCTGGAAAGTGTAAAGAGAATGCTTACTGAGAGATTCAAAATGAAAGACATGGGGAGATTGAAATACTTCCTGGGCATTGATTTTGAACGAGCAGAGGGTCTAGTCAAAATGTCACAGGAGAGATATGTAATGAAGATTCTAGATCGTTTTGGTATGCAAGAATGTGTTTACTTAGAGCAGCTACTAAAAGGTATAGATGCATATGCATATGCACAAACAAAGGTGTTTGAGGACAACCAAGGTACCATAGCACTAGCTAGAAATCCAATCTGTAGACAAAGATGTAAACATATTGATGTCAAATATCACTTCATAAGGGAAATTGTAAATGATGGCAAGGTAATTTTGGAATATTGTCCCACTGAGGAAATGATtgctgacattttgacaaaGCCAACCACCAAGCAAAAATTGAGAAGGTTtgctaaagacatttttggcaCTTAAGAGTGTATATGTAAGAtgtaaaaagatattttacattgtttatgtttatattatgttctatatattgttgttgttgtaacaCAATAAGCTAAGAGCGAGTGGGGGTGTTAAAGTATTGCGCTCTTACTCTCTGTATTACGTTTTtaatgtgacgtcatcacgttgtTGCGTGAACGTGTGTGTTGCGTCTATGTGTTGAATAAGCCGATGCTGTCGTTATGAGCgagcttaaaataaaaagtggATAAAAGAGAAACGTTCTGTTTGTTTCTATATACGTGAGTGATGGTGAACTGCGCACTCAAAGTCCAACAGTTTGTTTGTAGTTGTACAATAAAGAGTGTTTACGGAACGGACACATGCTGTACTGAATGCGCTCGGACACCTGCGAGAACCAGAGGGGACGTCACGTGACTACAATAATCAACACCACCGCAGCAAAATCCCTTCTCGGACAGTATTTGATAGATTCCTCTGAATATACGAAACGATGCATTAGTCGATTTGAGGCCTAGAAGGTGCTGTAAAATGAAAAGGAAACGCATCTATGGTCAAGGTGCGCGCTGCCGCCTGTGATCTCTCCATCATCCCCCTGCGTTATTATTAATAGATCCCAACATGAAGCCAACTGACTCACACGTGCCCAAAGACAAGAGCCATCTTCTCCACGTCGAGCTATGAGCAAACACGCCCTCCAAACCCAAGACACATCTTAACCGTGTCATTCATTCAGCATCGCTCGCATGTCTTACCCAGAAGGCGTTTCTCCTCTCCGACGCCGTTGCACGGAGGATGCTGGCTCTCCTCTTTGAAGCCCAGGGTGGGCGGACTGTCTTCTGGAGATGGATCTGAGGATGGGCTGGTGTCTCCTTCCAGAGCCTGGAGCTTCAACAGAGAGCTCTGCAGGCAAAAGCAGAACATGCCGACTTCAGCTCCTGCAGCACGAGGGGTAAAAGAGAAGTCCGCGACGCGTCGAGATGCTCGAGGAAGGACGCTACGCACGCCGCTCTGCCTCCATCCGCGAGACCCGCACACGATACACGCGAGCGCCTGAGGGCGTGCGTACGTGCGCGAGCCAGCTTGCGTTGACGTCCCTTACTGCTGCAGTTCTTTATGTGGCATGGATTATTCATGCCCGTCTTTGAGAGGTGGGAAAAGAGGGAGAAGGAGAGAGCtggagagggggagagagggagggggTCTTCTGGCGTCAGCAAGCTGGCTGGAGCTGGTTCTTCTGTGACAGGTGCGGCGGGGGCGTTCGAGCGCATGCGGATTGATGCACGAGCGAGTGGGATACGTGGGTGGGGGGTCGCGAAGGCTTTTCCAGCATCTGGGGGTGTGAGGTGTTCACTGCGAGCATTGACATCACGGCCACTCCCAGCATTcattcataaaacacaaaacagatgCTGCAGAGCACGAGACACGACACTGAGGAAAAGAACCCAGCTCAGATTGATCaaatctgcaatcaaaagtcaatatgaactcaaacatttcacatcaaattgactcaaatccagatgatttcacctctacgatctacattcatttacacctccatgtGTTTGAGGGAGAAACACCCGAGactgaaacacaactgagagctactgcataaaagctttttcatttcatttcattctaaTATTTGTGTCGTCTGTTTATGTCCTATTACTGTAATCTAAAATTCTGAGACTTTCTAAATTTCTGAGGCAGTTCTGGTGGCCTTGGTTTATTTCTGACTTCGACATACACACGATGTTACGTCTATCTATTTACAGTAGCTCAATGTTTCtgtggtctcttcattttctcaCATATCTGACAGGTTGTGTGTTTGGTGACTTGACTGTAAATGCTGATCTGAGACAGGGTGactcatcctctctctctctctctctctcgggtgGGTAGAGATCGAGTGGGGAACGCCACTGACGCTAAACCAGATCCAGCACATTGATATCCGCAATCTTAATCAAACCTGATGTTATTTCGCTGAAATACAGAGAGTGAATGGAGAGCATCTCTTCATACTGACATGCAGCACTCACTGCTCACGTCTCCATCAACCACCATCATCCGTGTAAAGTTCGTTTCAAACGACACTCTCAGACAGACGACAGGCGTCATGATGATCTCTGAAATACTTTATAGGGTTGACGGTCAACTGCTGTGCGCTTTTGTTTCCGTGGTAACAGTGACTTTCTGATTGATTCTCTTCACCGTTTTTATGGGTAAGAATtgacaaaattgtaaaaataaaatgaggaACTTTTGGTTTGTAGCTCTTCATCAGCCTTACATACAgtactgcatgtgtgtgtgagagagagagatgggatgATTTCTGACAGATATTGTGCACTAGGGTACTGTCACTCTTTCGGAGGGAAGCACACGATGCACACCACGGCTGACACGTCAAAGGGGTTTTTAATGCCAACAGAGAGTAATCCACTTTAGTGAAGACAAACAGGTAACATCCCCAGGAGAGTATACAAGGAATGGTCTGAACTAGTAACTGATACAAACAACAAGTAGACCtgacaaaaatgaaacaaagagaAATACACGGAGTCTGGGGTGATGGGAAATGTACTCCGTGGCATTAGAAGTCCGGGGATTGTGAGCAGGTGAAGCTGGTGGAGAGCGCTGGTGCAGGGGGGCGTGGTCAGCTGAGATGCTGAGTTTGTTACAGGTACACGTTGAGAGATAGTAATGCATGGCATAAGAGGATATCACTGGACTGTCATGAACAGAGCTTGTACAACAGAATGAACAGAAACATGCAATATACAGACATGCAGAAACATACAATGATGAAACAAAGATGGAAGAAATATGGATTTGTCCTGCCGAGTGAACATAATGCATGAACAATGCATGGCTGGAGgaagagcgagcgagagagagagagagagagagagagagagagagattgtccTGTTTATAGTGAAGTCAGGAGAGTCTGGCCTGCACAAAAGAATGAGGTCACATGGAAAAAGCTGGCATACTAAAACAAATCATGCCACAGGTTAGACAGTTGTTCTTCATCTTTACTGTCCAATCAAAACTACAAACATAGGTCATATGTTTGCAGGAGAAAACACGACATTCACATTCACTGTGCTGTATTTAAGGGTTTACATTGTGCTTTTATCTCAACGCTGACCTGTTttctaatgttatttatttagaaaGACCTCTCCATCCCAGCCGGGGCTGAAACCAAAGACCTTGCTGTGAGGCAGCAGTGCTAACCACTGAGCATCTGTGTCGCCCTGTTTTTGAACGTTAGGGAAACTGTGACACAGCTTAAATCTGAGTTATtctatatacacatactgtaacatttactttttaaattaagtaGTTGCATTACAGAATGACATGAAGTTATTATTATACATCACAATTGGTAATCACAATTACAACCAAGGTCTGAACATATCTCAAAGTCATTTCAGGTGCCTGGGAGAATTATTGAAAAAGAATTCCATAAATATTTCACAGCTAATCAGTGAATTAAACATAGCATAAACATAGCACAGAGGGCAAGACCAGCATTGGTCTCAGCCGTTACCATGGTGACCAACTGCATGctcattttaatacagtttgCCTTTCCAAAAACATCTGCACAGTCAGAGCAATAATAAAATAGCCGACCTGgtaaaactattaaaatggCTCCATATTGTCTAAAATCATACTAAAATCTTTATCTATATGCTGTAGCTACATCTATAAAAACTCGGACCAAACAAGCATTGTTTATGACCACACCATCATTAAGGCTACTATTCGCGGTTTAAATGCCTCACTCAATGTCATATctatattttgtaataataccATACACTCCAGAAGTCTCCATAGTCCTGATGAATCTTTCTAGACTGAAGAATCTGAAGGAAGAGGTTTTCAATGAATTATTAGAACTAATCAAACAGTGCCACCTGCTGCCAGGACCCAAACAATACAATCATAAAGTAATAAAAGTGTGAACATTACACCAGAACGAAAATCATAGTTGTGCGCCGTTGCAGCCTCACGGAAATTGTATCTTTGTGTTCACTTTCATTAGGCTGTTTATCTTTTCCAGAGGACCTAAGGACATCAAGATgaaggtgtgctgtgattggagTGAAGACCTCAGACAGTAAACTCTAAGGTTTTCTAGCTTTAATAAATGTCCTCATGTCACCGGTTACCTGCAGGGTCAATGAAGACgaagaaatttacaaaaataGCCAAGGCCTTCTTCAGAAGATCATGGGAagggaataaaacaaaaaccttcACCAGCTGCTTTTGTCCCAATAGAGTATCAGCGTTGGGCTGAAATAATTCTGTGCAACATAACAAAATCTGTGAAAAACTCGGAAAAACATGGCCAcattaaacaaatgtttatgatgaaataaaaactctattataaaaagaaacaatCAATAAATAACAGTAGCTCAGTAGATCAcggttgtgttgttttgtacGTTCATCACttcaaaacagaacaaagagtaaATGATCTTCTTTGTGATATACATCTATTACTCCATACGTGCAATAtgatcgagaaaaaaaactgctgAAAGAGTTAATAAGACCACAGGTATTATTTCTTAAAGGACTGTCTTAAATAGTTTTTTGAAGGACAAACGTTAATACCTGTTTCAGTTGTGTGGTGTACATGAacagtgtcatgattctgccgcatcatgtcatgtttctcttgGCCTAGTGGCGGGAACTCCATGTTTTATGTGAAGAGAGACTATTTTGGCACTTATGGCTCACCAtactctctctccggtctcgtctttgttcctgccctcttgtttcctcgttatgatttcatgccctacacctgttcccctcttgatttagttccctatttaatgcccttgtgtcttctgtcttgtgctggattatTTTGCCTGGTTTGTATCTTGTCACCCTCCCGGTTTGTACGGTTGTGTCTAGTTAGTTTAGTTATACGTAgttatgtctagtgttgtacttagtcttgtctagtttagttagtcagTCTTTGTTTACCCTTCATATTTTACCCTTGTtatgttgttttaccccctcgtgggtttttgttttgtattttcttaaatatattcatgttaaccccttacccgctgtctgcgcctgggtcctctgtccttgttccctcaccgtTCCTGACAAACAGTCCATTTAGAGCAAAATGACGGATAAATTCACGAGTAAAGACTGAAAGAAAAGATAAAGGTGAGATGGGTAGTTTGTGGGATGAAATGTGTTCCTAGACAAACTTCATAGACAACTGCAGCTAAACAAATCCTGCTGACCGCATCAATGCATCTCTGATTCCACTCGCCATGGTTACTGTATCCATAGAGATCACGTGGACACCAcatattacatactgtatgagcGGTCGAATCAAAGCTGCTGTGAAGAGCTCTAGCTTTGTTTGCATtctgtataaacacaaactgtgttagaaaaaatatacaaatacatacTTTTCAATCATTCATCCTTTAGTAATAGAAAAGCACATTAAACAGGACAGGAAACCATAATATAAGAAACAAAAAATTAAGTTGACACGTTGAAGAGTTCACTGCATGTAAAGgtgcattttcaaaatacaagcaGTCGTAGCAACCATTACAGTTTCAAGTAAACGTTTCTCCTTCCCAACATGTCTGATCTTTTTCTTTGTAACAATGTCAAGTttgaaaaaagcaaaaacaatcaGCAAGCAGTACAAGTACAACTATACacaatcatatacagtataaagtgtataaaaacaGAGCGGTTACAAAAGCATacaaactaaacaacacttctAACGgctgtaaaaacaacaacatggcagcatatttataaaaaacctgttgttgtttttgtatcaAGTGttgacaaatgttttaaaacaaggcaaaaagagaacagaagAACAGATCTTCAGCAGCTGTGTGAGCTACAGCAtcgacaaaaaacaaataaataaatcaacaacACACAAGGCATTTTCATATTCTCTCCCAATACTGTGACATGTTTTTCAGTACAGCTGTGGAATAATTCAGCAATAAAACAAGCACACTTAGTATAGTGCCAATACAGCCAATCTGTAAACTTGTCTTAATGTTTCAAGCGGTTTAAATGTGTAAGAACAGCATTTCAATCCCAGACATCTTGTCTTACATGTCTGCAAAAACGTAATAATAAAAGATCATGTCATGACATGGCACAGAGGATTGAAGCAGATCATCTTTACGGTTAAGACAAAaccattgtaaaaaaaaaggaaaCTGAGCCATTTTGTATGTTGGACGAGAGCCTCTTGAAAGAGTCAGTCAGTGTTTTATTTGCTGTGTTCAGTGTCACACGTACAGTTGTTAAAGCACGAGTTGAACCTCAGGCAACAGTAGCCACCGAGTCACACTCAGCTGTGTTTTCTTCCTCTGTCGTTTCGCATTCATTCTGCTTCTTGTTCCAGCAAGACAAAGCAGAGATGAAAAGAGCAGCTCCACCCAGCAACACGAAGCCTCCGCTGCAGAAGAACGCCAGGTCGTATGAGTGCATCCAGTCATAGATCCAGCCTGAACCAGAAATCAAACAGTAGTATTGTTTTCATTCAAATGACTTAcgcaatgaaaatgaaaatgcaagaAGCTTCAAACAGATGCATAAGCTGAGCTAACATACAGTAATTCTTCTGAAGTCATGTTACAGTACACGTGTTTTCATCAGAGAAACAACAACGGACAGTTTGTAAAATAACTCCTCTTTCTTTTGAGATCTTTTCAAGGACCTATTGAATAGAAAAAGTGAACAACAGTCTGTTCagtctgttcctcacacaaagcttcataacttttgtgttacacacaaGGTGAAGTTCTAAAAGGTAATAGGAAATGTACAGAATGTTCTAGACACCTAATCTTGACTTTAACTTGCTTGAAAATACAGGCCTATTTCCAACCTGACCTTTCGctcaaaaatgtagaaaattttgttttaattgaattaCAAACCTTTATAAATACCAATCCATTCATGTGAAGTTTTAGTCTGGTTTTAGTGCCTTTCACAGTAGAGTCTGCTTTATTATAGATCCTAAACCATATTTATCTGAGAACATCACAGATTATGTTATTCTTTGTTGGACCTCAGCTCTGCCTTTGACACGGTTGACCGTGATATACAGTACTATTTTCCAGGCTTGAAAACTGTATGTGGTGGTGTTCAAAGGAATTATTTTAAACTTGCTTGCTATCTAAAGGACCACAGATTTCCAGTAATGTTTGTCTCATCTAAACCCTCTTATGCTCACCTTCCTTTAGGGGTTCCTCAGGGTTCCATTTTGGTCCCTACACTATTCTCCCTTTATATGCTCTCACTGGGTTTAATTTTGAGGAAATATGGCATATAACCCCATTTTAGCTTCAATTGATTGGTTACCGGTATGTTTTAGAGATGATTTTAAAATTCTCCTGTTTGTTAACAACTTTTCATTTGTGGCTTTTATACTCTTTTCCTCAAtctccttttttatttattattttatgccTTAAATTgattgtatgtatttatttatttatttcttgtttCTGTATCATTTATATAAAGTTTCTGAggcttgtacagcactttgggcAGCTGCTCCTGTATaaatagtgctatataaatCAACTTTGAATTTAGACTTTGATGTGTTTAATCAGATGAAAACGTTCTACAGTACATAAAAGGGAAGGTTCAGTCAATatgaatgatgaaaatatttttttggaaTGACCTaaattatttgtacaaatttacTTGTATACTTTTtggtgaaaaataaaaaaatcagttaaataAGCAACTACTAAAGTCTTTTTACCGTAAGTATTATAAGTATTGTATTTGAAGTAATAATGATTTCTAATTTGAGGAACGATtttggaaatgtcagtttgacgtcatttgacttGGAGACTTTGCACGTTTcggtttcaaacagagatgaggATAGAGGGACAACGTTCTAGATTGCACTTAAAAGTGCTTTAACAGTCTTAATTGAACTGTGTGAGATGTATCATCAGATCAAAAACGTTACCTGCGACGGGCGGTCCAAGCATGATACTCAATCCACCGAAGAACATCAAGATCCCGTAGGCCTCAGTCAGACGATCCATTCCCACGACCTTCGTGGTCATGTAGGGGATGACGGACCAGTTCCCAGAAAAAAAGCCCAGCACGGCCGAGATGACCTGCAGCCCGGCGTAGTTCTTGGTGAAGGGGATAATGATGAGAGCCACCCCGGTGCCCAGCAGGGTGAAGGCGTACAGGAAGATGCTGTTCATCCACCGAATGTCCATGACGACGCCTAGCAGCAGCTTTCCCACCCCGGCGGCGATGGAAACGATGGAGACCAGAGGAATGGTGCTGATGTCATCGATCAGACCCTCTGTCTGAGCTAAATCCTCCAGGAAGAGGAGAGGTGGATACGTCCCGAGACAACACGCGAACAAAGACACGCACATGGCCGAGAAGACCCTGTTCTGGAGCAGCTCTCCTGCCGAACGCAAGTATTCAGAATACCTCTTCTGTTTGCTCTTTATGAGCCGTTCCAGCGCTTCGTAACGCAGCGTGCTCTTCGTGTCTTTCCGCTCCTCTGTGACGAGAGCTTTGGTGACGGACGGGTTCTTTTCGACGGGATCCTCAGCGACAGGGGCCTTTTCCAGAACCTTTCCTTCTGACTTCTCGCTCAGCGCTTTTCTCTGTTTGAGGTAGTAAGCCGGCGGGTGCAGAGGTCTCATGAGTCCAGCACAGGCGATGATGTTTAGTGCCAAACAGCCGATCAGCAGAAGGCATCCGTCGAGTCCAAAGAGGACAATGAACTCATTCTGCGCTGTGGCATACAGGAAACCTCCGATGCTTGTACCTGAGAACATTGAGGCAACGCTTGTGATTTCTGATGGTTTTATTGCTCTTTTTGGAGAACGTGGAAAAACATGTGTAGAATAACTATGGCAAACCCATTAGAAACCTACCGATGTGCCTACAGATAGGCAAGCCACAATGTAAAGATTTGATCAAATACATAGAGACAGAGAAAAAACCAGGGTAGACATAAACGTTCAATAGGTTTTGTACATTTGTTATATACTCAGCTAATGTACTCTGGTAGTGTTGTGTGTTTATACTGTGAAACAAactattatttaaatgtttacctGTTGTAACAATTCCAAGAGCAAGACCACGTCTCTTGTCAAAATACTGGCATGTGATGGTTACGGTAGCAGCATAAACAAGTCCACAGCCCAGTCCTGTGTGTAATACAAGTGTGAAAACCTTAagacagattcatttattttgactCAAGTTAACATCTAAGGGATAAtgtccaggcagccggttgttatggcagaaataatccccgacagtgtgatcaggacgtgaagcggagggtcttgtaacTCAccgaaggggcttatttctgccataacaaccggctgcttgtacattatcccgcttattacatggctacttgccacatgagaaaaaaaacagaacataaaatgtgaatttgaaatattttattagctcatttttaccggaaaagccgtttacttttggttttaaggtaagaaacgacgttcagatgtcacgaacaggcaatttggtttaatcatttgtaaatataatgtcatactgtatatgttattaaaagacatatttatatttcatttgtcaaaGAAACTGTCAtgtttgc
This genomic window from Triplophysa rosa linkage group LG18, Trosa_1v2, whole genome shotgun sequence contains:
- the slc16a9b gene encoding monocarboxylate transporter 9b; the encoded protein is MSPQDTRKAPDGGWGWAIVAASFMGQLLAYGSPQSVGVLYPEWLNTFHDSKGTTAWVGSLVSGVGLIASPICSACVVNFGARPVTIFSGVMVSGGLMLSAFAPNVQFLIFSYGIVVGLGCGLVYAATVTITCQYFDKRRGLALGIVTTGTSIGGFLYATAQNEFIVLFGLDGCLLLIGCLALNIIACAGLMRPLHPPAYYLKQRKALSEKSEGKVLEKAPVAEDPVEKNPSVTKALVTEERKDTKSTLRYEALERLIKSKQKRYSEYLRSAGELLQNRVFSAMCVSLFACCLGTYPPLLFLEDLAQTEGLIDDISTIPLVSIVSIAAGVGKLLLGVVMDIRWMNSIFLYAFTLLGTGVALIIIPFTKNYAGLQVISAVLGFFSGNWSVIPYMTTKVVGMDRLTEAYGILMFFGGLSIMLGPPVAGWIYDWMHSYDLAFFCSGGFVLLGGAALFISALSCWNKKQNECETTEEENTAECDSVATVA